The proteins below come from a single Streptomyces sp. SCSIO 75703 genomic window:
- a CDS encoding L,D-transpeptidase, producing the protein MPVPARVPSWAWVSGLTVGAIAAVTVLAAQAAQGPHPVASAQPGPTASASASPSPTPKAPPPAAVPDGSGTGRRIVYSLGQKRVWLIDASDAARRTFTVWPGTVSPAPGTYQVGTRTEATTGSDGVQVEHIVYFALQDGVSVAFSNAVDGSSPPPPAAGTTTGGIRLKKPDGTAVWDFATPGTPVTVVG; encoded by the coding sequence GTGCCCGTGCCTGCCCGAGTTCCCTCATGGGCCTGGGTCTCCGGTCTGACCGTGGGGGCGATCGCGGCGGTGACCGTCCTGGCGGCGCAGGCGGCCCAGGGCCCCCACCCCGTCGCCTCCGCGCAACCCGGCCCCACGGCCTCGGCGTCGGCCTCGCCGAGCCCCACCCCGAAGGCGCCGCCCCCGGCCGCCGTGCCGGACGGCTCGGGCACCGGCCGCCGCATCGTGTACTCCCTCGGCCAGAAGCGCGTCTGGCTGATCGACGCCAGCGACGCCGCCCGGCGCACCTTCACCGTCTGGCCGGGCACCGTGAGCCCCGCCCCCGGCACCTACCAGGTGGGCACCCGCACGGAGGCCACCACCGGCTCGGACGGCGTCCAGGTCGAGCACATCGTGTACTTCGCCCTCCAGGACGGCGTCTCCGTCGCCTTCTCCAACGCGGTCGACGGTTCCTCCCCGCCCCCGCCCGCCGCGGGCACCACGACGGGCGGCATCCGCCTGAAGAAGCCCGACGGCACCGCCGTCTGGGACTTCGCCACCCCGGGCACCCCGGTCACCGTCGTCGGCTGA
- a CDS encoding ADP-ribosylglycohydrolase family protein yields MGATGGAVWGRTEQQDFRSRVRGTLLGVAVGDALGTPVDGTGLDGIRAAHGPDGPAEMTVAHGRRGAVTHLTQLTLFSVDGLIRAQVRRDTGAWHPPTDLHRAYRRWETTQRDWGPDERRGEDGWLARQEWLYARRDPPRPLLLGLGDDTMGTPQAPKNPAEQGPEAAARSAPFGLLVGWEPQLVAQLAVECATQTHGHPTACLAAGAYAVIVQGLARGEVLDGSVQRALALLCARPGHEPVAEALRQALGAVRQGQPGPERITDLIGDGTAAGLVAAAVYCALVGEDVRHGLRLAVTHGGPSATTGALTGGLLGALHGETALPPAWLAELEGRATVLELADDFAMEMTQGPALHGPAGSSPAWLTRYPRA; encoded by the coding sequence ATGGGGGCGACGGGCGGTGCCGTCTGGGGCCGGACCGAACAGCAGGACTTCCGCAGCCGGGTGCGCGGCACGCTGCTCGGCGTGGCCGTCGGCGACGCCCTCGGCACGCCCGTCGACGGGACCGGCCTCGACGGCATCCGCGCCGCGCACGGACCGGACGGCCCCGCCGAGATGACCGTCGCCCACGGACGTCGCGGCGCCGTCACCCACCTCACGCAGCTCACCCTCTTCTCCGTGGACGGACTGATCCGCGCCCAGGTGCGCCGCGACACCGGCGCCTGGCACCCGCCGACCGACCTGCACCGCGCCTACCGGCGCTGGGAGACCACCCAGCGCGACTGGGGACCCGACGAACGCCGCGGCGAGGACGGCTGGCTGGCCCGCCAGGAGTGGCTGTACGCCCGCCGCGACCCGCCCCGCCCCCTGCTGCTCGGCCTCGGCGACGACACCATGGGCACCCCGCAGGCCCCCAAGAACCCCGCCGAACAGGGCCCCGAGGCCGCCGCCCGGTCCGCGCCGTTCGGGCTGCTGGTCGGCTGGGAACCCCAGCTCGTCGCCCAGCTCGCCGTGGAGTGCGCCACGCAGACCCACGGCCACCCCACCGCCTGCCTCGCGGCGGGCGCGTACGCCGTGATCGTGCAGGGGCTGGCCCGCGGGGAGGTGCTGGACGGGTCCGTGCAGCGGGCCCTCGCCCTGCTCTGCGCCCGGCCCGGACACGAGCCCGTCGCCGAGGCGCTGCGCCAGGCGCTCGGCGCGGTGCGGCAGGGCCAGCCCGGCCCCGAGCGGATCACCGACCTGATCGGCGACGGCACGGCGGCCGGCCTGGTCGCCGCCGCCGTGTACTGCGCCCTCGTCGGCGAGGACGTCCGGCACGGACTGCGGCTCGCCGTCACCCACGGCGGCCCCTCCGCCACCACCGGCGCCCTCACCGGCGGCCTGCTCGGCGCCCTGCACGGCGAGACGGCCCTCCCGCCCGCCTGGCTCGCCGAACTGGAGGGCCGGGCGACCGTCCTGGAACTGGCCGACGACTTCGCCATGGAGATGACCCAGGGCCCCGCCCTGCACGGCCCGGCCGGCTCGTCCCCCGCCTGGCTCACCCGCTACCCGAGGGCCTGA
- a CDS encoding MFS transporter, translating to MASAEPTHADDAEPGPDAGERRPRVPAPRGRDTMTGTGAGRTGTPDDPAEGPDESVDAAPGRAPVPGSPGPAPAASAARALPPSVAAFVAGARRRVDRHPVLFVTALAGLLHVVWFFTFANSGGDLAAQDAWAEFVGRHPASAYNLAWYGGMHPVSYSVVSPYLMSVLGVRTTMMIAGTLSAGLLTLILIRGRSVRNPLWASMAGLFGLMGNAVSGRVTFGLGTLFALGAVAVVFCWPYRWRYRRWAKALCAAPLAALATMASPVAGLFVGLVAVALFLQKRRPGAWALGLAPAAVVGLSAWLFPFSGTQPMGFGSAALPIVYAVVVCLVVPSSWTTVRITSAVYGLSVLLVWLISSQIGSNVTRLSMLFAGTALVAALPFAVPRSRRWYAIVVAFTGFVAWIGFKSVDDVVHTTPAASWARELAPLVNELQQVGAERGRVEVVPARSHREASALAPYVNLARGWNRQADMERNPLFYDDTLNSANYHEWLRRWAVHFVVLPKDEPDGDGGERERELVQRGLPYLQQIWGDANWQLFRVTDPTPLAEPDAVVQRAEQGEWTIDVRRPGRVLVRIPYSPWLSLVDEEGRKLEPPQETEASRNRVDQGTPRTFDNVHGCLAETEENAAGDTWTLLVAPEAGTYRLAAPYTVPRGTPCPDELREPAPVAGAVTPAQP from the coding sequence GTGGCCAGTGCGGAGCCGACACATGCCGACGACGCGGAACCGGGCCCGGACGCCGGTGAGCGGCGGCCACGCGTCCCCGCGCCCCGGGGGCGGGACACGATGACCGGGACCGGTGCGGGCCGCACGGGCACACCGGACGATCCCGCCGAGGGCCCCGACGAGTCCGTGGACGCCGCCCCCGGCCGTGCCCCGGTCCCGGGCTCCCCCGGGCCGGCGCCGGCGGCGTCCGCCGCCCGTGCGCTGCCGCCGTCCGTCGCCGCGTTCGTGGCGGGCGCGCGCCGTCGCGTGGACCGGCACCCGGTGCTGTTCGTCACCGCACTGGCCGGTCTGCTCCACGTCGTCTGGTTCTTCACGTTCGCGAACAGCGGGGGCGACCTCGCGGCGCAGGACGCGTGGGCGGAGTTCGTCGGCCGGCATCCGGCCTCGGCGTACAACCTCGCCTGGTACGGGGGCATGCACCCGGTGTCGTACAGCGTGGTCTCGCCGTACCTGATGTCGGTGCTCGGGGTGCGGACCACGATGATGATCGCGGGGACGCTGTCGGCGGGGCTGCTGACGCTGATCCTGATCCGCGGCCGGTCGGTGCGCAATCCGCTGTGGGCCTCGATGGCGGGCCTGTTCGGGCTGATGGGCAACGCGGTCTCGGGGCGGGTGACCTTCGGGCTGGGCACGCTGTTCGCGCTGGGCGCGGTCGCGGTGGTGTTCTGCTGGCCCTACCGCTGGCGCTACCGGCGCTGGGCGAAGGCGCTGTGCGCGGCGCCGCTGGCGGCGCTGGCCACGATGGCCTCGCCGGTGGCGGGGCTCTTCGTCGGCCTGGTGGCGGTGGCCCTCTTCCTCCAGAAGCGGCGGCCGGGCGCCTGGGCGCTGGGGCTGGCGCCGGCCGCGGTGGTGGGGCTGTCGGCGTGGCTGTTCCCGTTCTCCGGCACGCAGCCGATGGGGTTCGGTTCGGCGGCGCTGCCGATCGTGTACGCGGTCGTCGTGTGCCTGGTGGTGCCGTCCTCGTGGACGACGGTGCGGATCACGTCCGCGGTCTACGGGCTGTCCGTGCTGCTGGTCTGGCTGATCAGTTCGCAGATCGGCTCGAACGTCACCCGCCTGTCGATGCTCTTCGCCGGGACGGCGCTGGTGGCGGCGCTGCCGTTCGCGGTGCCGCGCTCGCGCAGGTGGTACGCGATCGTGGTGGCCTTCACCGGTTTCGTGGCGTGGATCGGCTTCAAGTCGGTCGACGACGTCGTGCACACCACGCCGGCCGCGTCCTGGGCGCGGGAGCTGGCGCCGCTGGTCAACGAGTTGCAGCAGGTCGGCGCGGAGCGGGGCCGGGTGGAGGTCGTCCCGGCCCGTTCGCACCGGGAGGCGTCGGCGCTCGCCCCGTACGTGAACCTGGCCCGCGGCTGGAACCGCCAGGCCGACATGGAGCGCAACCCGCTCTTCTACGACGACACCCTCAACTCGGCGAACTACCACGAGTGGCTGCGCCGCTGGGCGGTGCACTTCGTGGTGCTGCCCAAGGACGAGCCGGACGGTGACGGCGGCGAGCGGGAACGGGAGCTGGTGCAGCGCGGGCTGCCGTACCTGCAGCAGATCTGGGGCGACGCCAACTGGCAGCTCTTCCGGGTGACCGACCCGACGCCGCTGGCGGAGCCGGACGCGGTGGTGCAGCGGGCGGAGCAGGGCGAGTGGACCATCGACGTGCGGAGGCCGGGGCGGGTCCTGGTGCGCATCCCGTACTCGCCGTGGCTGAGCCTGGTGGACGAGGAGGGCAGGAAGCTGGAGCCGCCGCAGGAGACGGAGGCGTCCAGGAACCGCGTCGACCAGGGGACGCCGCGGACCTTCGACAACGTCCACGGGTGCCTGGCGGAGACGGAGGAGAACGCCGCGGGCGACACCTGGACGCTGCTGGTGGCGCCGGAGGCGGGCACGTACCGGCTGGCGGCGCCGTACACCGTGCCGCGGGGGACGCCGTGCCCGGACGAGCTGAGGGAACCGGCCCCGGTCGCCGGGGCCGTGACTCCCGCGCAGCCGTGA
- a CDS encoding D-alanyl-D-alanine carboxypeptidase, translated as MEEASVAGESPDRSKQRESSEDPASGSAGPVPEARAGAEDTEARDPRLSVTRESAGAPGTAAEPRGGVDTATRVLTVPETDGDAETTDGDTGAGGAGSESGTDGASQDADADGAEAEGGEDTGETGGAGQGADGPASDEGRLRDAVAAWIVTADQREAANARREDACERAADDADAGADTGEAGKTGKTGKADGKAGADGKDSAEDEPAEPAEGTENSKDAEPAEPGADAEPADEPATTEPDKAPGKPTASVEDTGPGTSKPDAEPAADTEPADTADATDAADGTDAAAPDADGATSGEDPEADDGPDGPSAPAGPAVDQPTAIFRTPASAKSPVDQPTTMLKVGGETGPAEAKTTADEDGAPAEPARGAGKGGATGAGTAVPAPPRPETEAERTSKFVALRHLDGPATRKPPAPPVGAARPPAAGPGTAVPPAVPERTTQQPLPPKPPLDLLAELTNTPPPPETPLRTAVRRVKIWTPLVILLVIVFGVVQSMRPLPAPELDLTARDSFTFEGGKVDIPWPASGQAALDVQGIGTFGSSGAQKPVPIASVAKVMTAYVILREHPLKSGEDGPKIDIDQAAQDQSRAGQESTVDVTAGDTITQREALESILIASANNVARLLARWDAGSEQAFVDKMNETAKDLGMTNTTYTDPSGLNNTTVSTATDQVKLGRAAMREPAFREVAAMMSYDDYKGVNHSNWNQLVGSNDVVGIKTGTTTSALGNLLFAAKKEVGGETRTIVGAVVRQPSGGPENTILSAALDSSDKLIRAAQAALESSTILKKGTVVGYVDDGLGGRTPVVATQDVTAVGWPGLTVKLTFRADDVPHTAPAGTKVGTLTVGDGDSSGAVKVPVALQDDLVEPGFGAKLTRLG; from the coding sequence ATGGAGGAGGCATCGGTGGCGGGCGAGTCCCCCGACAGGTCGAAGCAGCGTGAGTCGTCGGAAGACCCGGCGTCGGGAAGCGCGGGTCCGGTCCCCGAGGCCAGGGCGGGGGCGGAGGACACCGAGGCCCGTGACCCCCGGCTCTCGGTGACCCGGGAGTCCGCCGGAGCGCCGGGCACGGCCGCGGAGCCCCGGGGCGGCGTCGACACCGCCACCCGGGTGCTGACGGTGCCCGAGACGGACGGGGACGCGGAGACGACGGACGGGGACACCGGGGCCGGCGGTGCGGGGTCGGAGTCGGGGACCGACGGCGCGTCGCAGGACGCGGACGCCGACGGTGCCGAGGCCGAGGGCGGGGAAGACACGGGCGAGACGGGCGGCGCGGGTCAGGGCGCCGACGGTCCCGCCTCGGACGAGGGGCGCCTGCGGGACGCCGTGGCGGCGTGGATCGTCACCGCCGACCAGCGGGAGGCCGCGAACGCCCGCCGCGAGGACGCCTGCGAACGGGCGGCCGACGACGCGGACGCCGGCGCCGACACGGGCGAGGCGGGCAAGACAGGCAAGACAGGCAAGGCCGACGGGAAGGCCGGAGCCGACGGCAAGGACTCCGCCGAGGACGAGCCCGCCGAGCCCGCCGAGGGCACCGAGAACTCCAAGGACGCCGAGCCGGCCGAGCCCGGCGCGGACGCGGAGCCCGCCGACGAGCCCGCCACCACCGAGCCCGACAAGGCTCCCGGCAAGCCCACGGCCTCCGTCGAGGACACCGGGCCCGGCACCTCCAAGCCCGACGCCGAGCCCGCCGCGGACACCGAGCCCGCCGACACCGCCGACGCCACGGACGCCGCGGACGGCACGGACGCCGCCGCCCCGGACGCCGACGGCGCCACGTCCGGTGAGGACCCCGAGGCCGACGACGGTCCCGACGGCCCTTCGGCCCCCGCCGGGCCCGCCGTCGACCAGCCCACCGCCATCTTCCGTACCCCGGCCTCCGCGAAATCGCCCGTCGACCAGCCGACGACGATGCTGAAGGTCGGCGGCGAGACCGGTCCGGCCGAGGCGAAGACGACGGCCGACGAGGACGGCGCGCCGGCGGAGCCCGCCCGCGGCGCCGGGAAGGGCGGGGCCACCGGCGCCGGGACCGCCGTCCCCGCGCCGCCCCGCCCGGAGACCGAGGCGGAACGGACCAGCAAGTTCGTCGCCCTGCGGCACCTGGACGGCCCGGCGACCCGCAAGCCCCCCGCGCCTCCCGTGGGCGCCGCCCGGCCCCCCGCCGCGGGCCCCGGCACCGCCGTGCCCCCGGCGGTGCCCGAGCGGACGACGCAGCAGCCGCTGCCGCCGAAGCCGCCGCTGGACCTGCTGGCGGAGCTGACGAACACCCCGCCGCCGCCGGAGACGCCGCTGCGCACCGCCGTGCGCCGGGTCAAGATCTGGACGCCGCTGGTCATCCTGCTGGTGATCGTCTTCGGGGTCGTGCAGTCGATGCGCCCGCTGCCCGCGCCGGAGCTGGACCTGACGGCGCGGGACAGCTTCACCTTCGAGGGCGGCAAGGTCGACATCCCGTGGCCGGCCAGCGGTCAGGCCGCCCTGGACGTGCAGGGCATCGGCACGTTCGGCTCGTCCGGCGCGCAGAAGCCGGTGCCGATCGCGAGCGTCGCCAAGGTCATGACGGCGTACGTCATCCTGCGCGAGCACCCGCTCAAGAGCGGCGAGGACGGCCCGAAGATCGACATCGACCAGGCGGCGCAGGACCAGTCGCGGGCCGGTCAGGAGTCGACGGTCGACGTCACCGCGGGCGACACGATCACCCAGCGGGAGGCGCTGGAGAGCATTCTGATCGCTTCCGCGAACAACGTGGCGCGGCTGCTGGCCCGCTGGGACGCGGGGTCGGAGCAGGCGTTCGTGGACAAGATGAACGAGACCGCCAAGGACCTCGGGATGACGAACACGACGTACACCGACCCGTCGGGGCTGAACAACACGACGGTGAGCACGGCCACGGACCAGGTGAAGCTGGGCAGGGCCGCGATGCGGGAGCCGGCGTTCCGCGAGGTCGCCGCGATGATGTCGTACGACGACTACAAGGGCGTCAACCACTCCAACTGGAACCAGCTCGTCGGCAGCAACGACGTGGTCGGCATCAAGACCGGCACCACCACCTCGGCCCTCGGCAACCTGCTCTTCGCCGCGAAGAAGGAGGTCGGCGGGGAGACGCGGACCATCGTCGGCGCGGTCGTGCGCCAGCCGTCGGGCGGTCCGGAGAACACCATCCTCTCCGCCGCGCTGGACAGCAGCGACAAGCTGATCCGGGCCGCGCAGGCCGCGCTGGAGTCGTCGACGATCCTGAAGAAGGGCACGGTCGTCGGGTACGTGGACGACGGTCTCGGCGGCCGGACGCCGGTCGTGGCGACGCAGGACGTCACGGCGGTCGGCTGGCCGGGCCTGACGGTGAAGCTGACGTTCCGCGCGGACGACGTGCCGCACACGGCGCCCGCCGGGACCAAGGTGGGCACGCTCACCGTGGGTGACGGCGACAGCAGCGGCGCGGTGAAGGTGCCGGTGGCGTTGCAGGACGACCTCGTCGAGCCGGGCTTCGGCGCGAAGCTGACACGACTGGGCTGA
- a CDS encoding GPP34 family phosphoprotein has protein sequence MGRSRRTLPEELLLLALDPTTGTTAQPQSLDLGLAGAQLVELALAGRIAPDGDRIAVVVPRPTGDPTLDSALELLRRRGAPVRAVHWIGGPRLGLRQTYLSHLERCGMVAAVPGQMCGVLPTTRYQATDTAISREIRARLDSAIRTGVPPDPRTAALAALAHAVGLGKHLYPGNEGRSSRSRLRDLIRHDPMGGLVAHAVMDVQNGVAAQPRRTAAGRQAGGPGARSAPEPARGVPAQPRHGSMARAAVH, from the coding sequence ATGGGCAGGAGCCGCAGAACACTTCCGGAGGAGCTTCTGTTGCTGGCTTTGGACCCGACCACGGGTACCACGGCACAGCCGCAGTCGCTCGATCTCGGTCTGGCCGGAGCACAGCTCGTCGAGCTGGCGCTGGCCGGACGGATAGCCCCAGACGGGGATCGTATCGCCGTGGTCGTGCCACGGCCGACTGGAGACCCAACCCTGGACAGTGCGTTGGAGTTGCTGCGCAGGCGCGGCGCTCCGGTACGCGCCGTCCACTGGATCGGCGGGCCGCGTCTCGGGCTCCGCCAGACCTACCTCTCACATCTGGAGCGCTGCGGCATGGTCGCCGCGGTACCGGGCCAGATGTGCGGGGTGCTGCCGACGACTCGCTACCAGGCGACGGACACGGCGATCAGCCGGGAGATCAGGGCCCGGCTGGACTCGGCGATCCGCACCGGCGTACCGCCGGACCCGCGGACCGCGGCGCTCGCCGCGCTGGCCCACGCGGTCGGTCTCGGCAAGCACCTGTACCCGGGCAACGAAGGACGTTCCTCACGGTCCCGCCTGCGGGACCTCATCCGGCACGACCCCATGGGCGGGCTGGTGGCACACGCCGTGATGGACGTCCAGAACGGCGTGGCGGCGCAACCACGCCGGACCGCGGCCGGCCGGCAGGCCGGAGGTCCCGGAGCCCGGTCCGCTCCGGAACCCGCCCGCGGTGTGCCGGCGCAGCCGCGCCACGGATCGATGGCGCGCGCGGCGGTCCACTGA
- a CDS encoding helix-turn-helix transcriptional regulator, translating to MASNVNPTVRRRRLGQELRRLRELKGMTAEEVAERLLVSQSKISRLENGRRSISQRDVRDLCGVYEVADQRIVDSLMQMAKDSRQQGWWHAFGDIPYSVYIGLETDAESLRTYEPQIITGLLQTRSYAEALIQGALPETSVADIEKRVQVRIRRQERVTADANPLRLWVVLDEAALHRVVGSRQVMREQLEHVAEMSQLPHITVQVLPFDVGAHPGINGQYSILEFADTADSSVVYLEGVTSDLYLEKAQDVQKYTVMYEHLRAQALNVDQSRQLIEDMAKGYAR from the coding sequence GTGGCGTCCAATGTCAATCCCACCGTCAGGCGGCGCCGTCTGGGCCAGGAGCTGCGCCGGCTCCGCGAGCTCAAGGGCATGACCGCGGAGGAGGTGGCCGAACGGCTCCTGGTCTCCCAGTCGAAGATCAGCCGCCTGGAGAACGGCCGGCGCAGCATCAGCCAGCGCGACGTCCGTGACCTGTGCGGGGTCTACGAGGTCGCCGACCAGCGGATCGTCGACTCGCTGATGCAGATGGCCAAGGACTCGCGCCAGCAGGGCTGGTGGCACGCGTTCGGGGACATCCCGTACAGCGTCTACATCGGCCTGGAGACGGACGCGGAGTCGCTGCGGACCTACGAGCCCCAGATCATCACGGGCCTGCTCCAGACCCGTTCGTACGCCGAGGCCCTCATCCAGGGCGCCCTGCCCGAGACGTCGGTCGCCGACATCGAGAAGCGGGTCCAGGTGCGGATACGGCGACAGGAGCGCGTCACCGCCGACGCGAACCCGCTGCGGCTGTGGGTCGTCCTCGACGAGGCCGCCCTGCACCGGGTGGTGGGCAGTCGCCAGGTCATGCGCGAACAACTGGAGCACGTGGCGGAGATGTCGCAGCTCCCGCACATCACCGTGCAGGTGCTGCCGTTCGACGTCGGGGCGCACCCGGGCATCAACGGGCAGTACTCGATCCTGGAGTTCGCCGACACGGCCGATTCGAGCGTGGTCTACCTGGAGGGCGTCACGAGCGACCTGTACCTGGAGAAGGCACAGGACGTGCAGAAGTACACGGTGATGTACGAGCACCTGCGGGCGCAGGCCCTGAACGTGGACCAGTCGCGGCAGCTCATCGAGGACATGGCGAAGGGGTACGCCCGCTGA
- a CDS encoding DUF397 domain-containing protein — translation MAILQGATDSWTKSSYSGGNGACVEVKSPVTAALAVRDSKVPEGPVLAFPADAWNVFVASVKG, via the coding sequence ATGGCAATTCTTCAGGGCGCCACGGATTCATGGACCAAGTCCTCCTACTCCGGAGGAAACGGCGCGTGCGTCGAAGTGAAGTCCCCGGTCACGGCGGCGCTCGCCGTCCGTGACTCGAAGGTCCCCGAGGGCCCGGTGCTGGCGTTCCCCGCCGACGCGTGGAACGTCTTCGTGGCCTCGGTCAAGGGCTGA
- a CDS encoding glutathione peroxidase, which yields MTSTVNGQTAGGGTAPSPLDVQVGALQGGPADLGQYAGRVVLVVNVASKCGLTPQYEGLERLHERYAERGFTVLGVPCNQFLGQEPGSAEEIAEFCSATYGVTFPMTEKVEVNGPGRHPLYERLTAFADAEGHSGDVRWNFEKFLIGRDGAVAARFSPRTEPEAAEVVAAVEEALAG from the coding sequence ATGACGAGCACTGTGAACGGACAGACCGCCGGGGGCGGTACGGCCCCCTCTCCCCTCGATGTGCAGGTCGGCGCCCTCCAGGGCGGGCCGGCGGACCTCGGCCAGTACGCGGGCCGGGTCGTGCTGGTGGTCAATGTGGCCTCGAAGTGCGGGCTGACCCCGCAGTACGAGGGTCTGGAGCGGCTGCACGAGCGGTACGCCGAGCGCGGCTTCACCGTGCTCGGGGTGCCGTGCAACCAGTTCCTCGGGCAGGAGCCGGGCAGCGCCGAGGAGATCGCCGAGTTCTGCTCGGCGACCTACGGTGTCACCTTCCCGATGACGGAGAAGGTCGAGGTCAACGGGCCGGGGAGGCATCCGCTCTACGAGCGGCTGACCGCTTTCGCCGACGCGGAGGGGCACAGCGGGGACGTGCGCTGGAACTTCGAGAAGTTCCTGATCGGGCGGGACGGTGCGGTGGCCGCCCGCTTCTCGCCGCGGACGGAGCCGGAGGCGGCGGAGGTCGTGGCGGCCGTGGAGGAGGCACTGGCCGGCTGA
- a CDS encoding helix-turn-helix domain-containing protein, whose amino-acid sequence MGWWQVSADTLARSRFRVSPLAETFACLKLLHAGEAAHPGERQWLDAHLPAYRARLADDPVAALLVRAGIGRGWIADFLTPAPREGETLAAGLARVRAAPGEVARADLTVSLGGPLPSALDRDDLGERAAALLEFVWEHAVRPSWERRRRVLEADVVARTAQVSRGGWAAALDALRPGRTRWLGGDRLQVNLHAHPPRTLTGGELLLVPVTPQRQGWVSWEEAERYAVVYPCAGVLADDRARPVPGALGALLGPSRAGVLALLGTPMSTSQLVGVTGQSLGSVGRHLRVLLDAGLVERRRAGRSVLYSRTAAGEVLVEAGGGAGRRVDGPARDRTRG is encoded by the coding sequence ATGGGGTGGTGGCAGGTCAGCGCGGACACGCTCGCGCGGAGCCGGTTCCGTGTCTCGCCGCTGGCCGAGACCTTCGCCTGCCTGAAGCTGCTGCACGCCGGGGAGGCGGCGCACCCGGGCGAACGGCAGTGGCTGGACGCCCATCTGCCCGCCTACCGGGCCCGGCTGGCCGACGATCCGGTGGCCGCGCTGCTGGTGCGAGCCGGGATCGGCCGGGGCTGGATCGCCGACTTCCTCACGCCCGCCCCTCGGGAGGGCGAGACCCTGGCGGCGGGGCTCGCGCGCGTGCGGGCGGCGCCCGGCGAGGTGGCCCGCGCGGATCTCACGGTCTCGCTTGGCGGCCCGTTGCCGAGCGCCCTGGACCGCGACGACCTGGGCGAACGGGCCGCCGCGCTGCTGGAGTTCGTGTGGGAGCACGCCGTACGGCCGTCCTGGGAGCGGCGTCGGCGGGTGCTGGAGGCGGATGTGGTCGCGCGCACGGCGCAGGTCAGCCGGGGTGGCTGGGCGGCGGCGCTGGACGCCCTGCGGCCGGGGAGGACGCGCTGGCTCGGTGGCGACCGGCTCCAGGTCAACCTGCACGCGCATCCGCCCCGGACCCTCACCGGCGGGGAGTTGCTCCTCGTCCCGGTGACGCCGCAGCGGCAGGGGTGGGTGTCGTGGGAGGAGGCGGAGCGGTACGCGGTGGTCTACCCGTGCGCCGGGGTCCTCGCGGACGACCGGGCCCGGCCGGTGCCGGGGGCGCTGGGCGCGTTGCTCGGTCCGTCCCGGGCCGGGGTGCTGGCGCTGCTCGGGACGCCGATGAGCACCAGCCAGCTCGTCGGGGTGACCGGACAGAGCCTCGGCTCGGTGGGACGGCACCTGCGGGTGCTGCTCGACGCGGGTCTGGTGGAGCGGCGGCGGGCGGGGCGCTCGGTGCTGTACTCGCGGACGGCGGCCGGGGAGGTCCTGGTGGAGGCCGGGGGCGGGGCCGGGCGGCGGGTGGACGGGCCGGCGCGGGACAGGACGCGGGGCTGA